The Streptosporangiales bacterium DNA segment CGCCGTCGTCGGTGGTCGGCACCGGCGGGTGCTCGCGGTGTCGGCGCTGTTCGGCGCGACGCTGGTCTGCGTGGCCGACACCGTGGGGCGTACGGTCATCGCCCCCGGTCAGCTGCCGGCCGGCCTCCTCACCGCCCTGCTCGGCACGCCGTACTTCCTCTGGCTCCTCTGGCGCTCCCGCGCCAGAGGAGCCGCCTAGGCAGCCGCCCCCAGCCGCGATCTGTCGTCCTGGGCGCTTGGGCCGGCACGGTGAGGGGGCCCCTCACCGTGCCCTGCCACGGTCGGGGTGCCCCTCACGGGTTCGGCGGCGGCGACCCAGGGCGCATCACGAGGGGGGAGCGACGGTGAGGGGAGCCGTCAGGCGCCTGCCGTCAGACGCCTGCCGCCGCGTCGCGGGCCCGGCCGCGGAGGGCACGCTCGACGCCGTCCCTGCCCTCGAGCAGGGCGCGCTGGAGCGCGGGGTGCGGCTGGTGCTCCTCGAGGTAGCGGCTCGTGGCCTCGACCGTGGCGTCCGACACGATGAGCCGCGGGTACAGCATCTCGGTGAGCTGCTGCGCCATCTGCCCCGACCTGGTCGACCAGAGGTCGCCGACGGCGTCGAAGTAGCGCGCGACGTACGGCTCGAGCAGCTCGACCTGCGTGGGCTGCTGGAAGCCGAACAGCACCGCGCGCTGGGTGGCGTTGGGCAGCTCGTCGCGCTCGACGACCGACGCCCAGGCGTCGGCCTTCGCCTCGGCGGTCGGGCGTGCCGCGCGGCACATCGCGGCCTTCTCGCTGCCGGCGGAGGTGCGGTCGCGCGCGAGCTCGGCCTCGATCGCGTCGTCGCCGGCGTGACCCGCCGCGACGAGTTTCTCCAGCAGGTTCCAGCGCAGGTCGGTGTCGACGGCGAGGTCGTCGAGGACCACGCTGCCGTCGAGCAGGCCGGCGACCGTGTCGAGCTGCGCCGGGGTCGTGGCGAACCGCGCGAACGCCTGCACGAAGGTCAGCTGCTGGTCGCTGCCCGCAGGCGCGTTGCGCGCCAGCTCGCCGAGCGCGTCGGCGGTCATGGCGCGGCCCTCGCCGTGCCACGTCGGGTCGGCGTAGACGTGCACGGCGGACGAAAGGGTGCCGAGCAGCAGCTCGACGAGCGTGATGTCGGTGATGCCGCCGATGTTCGCGAGGACGAGCCTGACGTAGTCGCGCGCGGGCAGCTCGGCGTCGCGGCACATGTCCCACGCCGTCGACCAGACGAGGCCGCGGGGGAGGGAGTCGCCGATCTCGTCGGCGTGCTCGGTCAGCGAGGCGAGCGACCGCTCGTCGAACCGCACCTTCGTGTACGCGAGGTCGTCGTCGTTGAGCAGCAGCAGGTCGGGCCGGCGCTCGCCGACGAGGTCGGGAACCGCGGTGGTGGCGCCGACGACGTCGAGCTCGACCCGGTGCCTGCGCGCGAAGCCGCCGCCCTCGGCGCGGTCGTACAGCCCGATCGCCAGCCGGTGCGGACGCAGGGTCGGGAACGTCGCGGGTGCCTCCTGCGCGACGGTGAAGGACGTGAACCTGCCGTCGCCGTCGACCTCGAACGCCGGCCTGAGCGTGTTGATGCCCGCGGTCTCGAGCCACTCCTTCGACCAGGCCACGAGGTCGCGTCCTGACGTCTCCTCGAGCGCGGTGAGCAGGTCGGCCAGCGTGGTGTTGCCCCACTCGTGCCGCCTGAAGTAGCGGCGCAGGCCCTCGAAGAACTCGTCCTGTCCCACGTAGGCCACGAGCTGCTTGAGCACCGACGCGCCCTTCGCGTACGTGATGCCGTCGAAGTTCGTCATCACGGTGACCAGGTCGGGGGCGTCGGCCGAGATCGGGTGCGTGGTCGGCAGCTGGTCCTCGCGGTACGCCCAGCTCTTCGTCTCGGTGGCGAACGTCGTCCACGCCGAGGTCCAGCGCGTGGCCGCGGCGACCGCGTGGATGCTGGCGTAGGTGGCGAACGACTCGTTGAGCCAGAGATCGCCCCACCAGCGCATGGTCACGAGGTCGCCGAACCACATGTGCGCCATCTCGTGCAGGATCGTCTCCGCGCGCCGCTGACGGCGTCCCTCGGTGACGCG contains these protein-coding regions:
- the pepN gene encoding aminopeptidase N; translation: MINLTRDDARERARLLDVASYRVDLDLTTGEERFASTTEIAFTCREPGASTFVDLCAPAVREATLNGRALDVSGFDGMRLELPELAEHNELRVVADCAYSRTGEGLHRFADPADGRVYLYTQFETPDARRMYTCFDQPDLKSTFEFTVTAPADWVVVSNTAPDVEAEPAGDGVGRWHFPTTQRMSTYITALVAGHYHHVHDEHDGIPLGLYCRQSLAEYLDPDELFDITKRGFDFFHQAFDYRYPFGKYDQLFVPEYNMGAMENAGCVTFVEEYIFRSRVTEGRRQRRAETILHEMAHMWFGDLVTMRWWGDLWLNESFATYASIHAVAAATRWTSAWTTFATETKSWAYREDQLPTTHPISADAPDLVTVMTNFDGITYAKGASVLKQLVAYVGQDEFFEGLRRYFRRHEWGNTTLADLLTALEETSGRDLVAWSKEWLETAGINTLRPAFEVDGDGRFTSFTVAQEAPATFPTLRPHRLAIGLYDRAEGGGFARRHRVELDVVGATTAVPDLVGERRPDLLLLNDDDLAYTKVRFDERSLASLTEHADEIGDSLPRGLVWSTAWDMCRDAELPARDYVRLVLANIGGITDITLVELLLGTLSSAVHVYADPTWHGEGRAMTADALGELARNAPAGSDQQLTFVQAFARFATTPAQLDTVAGLLDGSVVLDDLAVDTDLRWNLLEKLVAAGHAGDDAIEAELARDRTSAGSEKAAMCRAARPTAEAKADAWASVVERDELPNATQRAVLFGFQQPTQVELLEPYVARYFDAVGDLWSTRSGQMAQQLTEMLYPRLIVSDATVEATSRYLEEHQPHPALQRALLEGRDGVERALRGRARDAAAGV